The Heyndrickxia acidicola sequence CACCAGCAATCTCCCTGCTCCCAAGTACTCAGACATCAGCAAGCTGAAAAAGTCAGATCCGGAAGGCTACAAAGCGATTGCGGCTCTAACGGATGAAGGGCTTATGTCGGGAAGCAAGGGCAAGTTCAACCCCCAGGGCTCCCTCACACGGGGGGAACTGGCAAAGCTGCTCGTACAGGCATTTGAGCTGGAGGGTTCAGCGTCCCAAACCTTTAAAGACGTCAAGAAAGGAAACCCGTTTGCTCCATACGTTAGTATCGCAGTCAGCAATCACGTGATGAATCCCTACAAGGACGGTTCCTTCAACGTCAGCAAAAAAGTAACAAGGGCAGACTTCGCCCTTTACCTTGCAAGGGTGTTCGATGACCGGTTCAAGTGAGGGAAGGCAGAAGGTATGGCTGTATTCATAGCAAGTAGAAAAGAATAGATAAGAAAAGGCTGTCTCAATTGATTAATGGATCAATTATGAGGCAGCCTTTTTCTATATTATTTTTGGAATTACTAAATTTTTAGCCTTTAGAAGACAAAAAGAACTTGGCAAAGAAGGTACTGAGGGTAATATTGGGAAAGAAGCAGCAATTTACTACATTAAAGCAAAGAAGGGGTCAGACCCCTTCTTTGCTTTAAAGCGTTAAACAATCGCTTCCCTGCCCTTACTCCTCTAGGTTTTTGAGTGAATCAAGCGGATCGCCAAGGAATTCCTTCGTAAATCTCAGCCATTCTCTTGCCGCAAAGGAGAGGTAGCGGTCACGCCTCCAGATAATCGCAAGATGCCAGGGAATCACCGGTTCATGGAGCGGGATAATCCGCACCTTATCCGAGTCAACGGCCCGCGTCACGGTTTCCGGCAGAAGAGCAATGCCAAGATCAGCGGCTACCATTTCACTGATGAAGTCCCATTGCGAGCTTTCATAAATAATGTTCGGATTAAATCCGACACGCACGCATTCCTCTATAATCCGGTCATGCAGGGTAAAGTCCTTGCTGAACAGAATAAATGTTTCTTCCTCCAGCTCCGATAACGTAACAATGTCTTTCTGAGCCAGGTGATGATCAGGATGGACCAACAGCATTAAATTCTCATTTACAAACGAATAGGCATGGAAATGATTCTCTTTGGTCGGAAGCACCACGACCCCCAAATCCAAGGTGCCATTGCTGATATCCAGTTCCACTGATTTCGCCCCGACCTCCACGACCTGCAGGGAAATATTCGGGTACTGCTTATGAAACTTCTGTATGATTTTTGGAAAAAACCGAGAACCAATCATCGGGGGAAGGCCGATAGCAATAGAGCCTGTTTTCAGG is a genomic window containing:
- the cidR gene encoding cidABC operon transcriptional activator CidR, translated to MDIQHLQYFVAVAIHGSFTKAAQKLYVTQPTISKMIKNIEEELGVTLFDRSGKQIKLTDAGNVIFTQAQNIIKSFENLSDELDDLMSLKTGSIAIGLPPMIGSRFFPKIIQKFHKQYPNISLQVVEVGAKSVELDISNGTLDLGVVVLPTKENHFHAYSFVNENLMLLVHPDHHLAQKDIVTLSELEEETFILFSKDFTLHDRIIEECVRVGFNPNIIYESSQWDFISEMVAADLGIALLPETVTRAVDSDKVRIIPLHEPVIPWHLAIIWRRDRYLSFAAREWLRFTKEFLGDPLDSLKNLEE